Proteins encoded together in one Impatiens glandulifera chromosome 1, dImpGla2.1, whole genome shotgun sequence window:
- the LOC124930303 gene encoding phylloplanin-like — protein MSSMSPLFIMFFTTITMVMTVQMTDAQIFRQTVNITGSVACSLNGSFGVGNASVPPFPNATVQLECGSGNVLASTTTNSSGSFSIIVNLFTNFFNLLSGCKIAVPTPLSSCNASLPSTGSLFIPFQEVGPNIVNGIFNVTNRFQFLP, from the exons ATGTCTTCAATGTCACCATTGTTCATTATGTTTTTCACCACAATAACCATGGTTATGACGGTCCAAATGACCGATGCCCAGATCTTCCGCCAAACCGTCAACATCACCGGATCGGTGGCTTGCTCTCTTAATGGTAGCTTCGGTGTTGGCAATGCTAGTGTTCCACCTTTTCCTA ATGCGACGGTGCAGTTGGAATGTGGATCAGGAAATGTGTTGGCCAGCACCACGACAAACAGTTCGGGGTCGTTCTCAATAATTGTGAACCTGTTCACTAACTTCTTCAACCTACTCAGCGGTTGCAAAATCGCGGTGCCGACTCCTCTCTCCTCATGCAACGCGTCGCTCCCCTCAACCGGCTCCTTATTCATCCCCTTCCAAGAAGTTGGACCCAATATCGTCAACGGTATCTTCAACGTCACCAATAGATTTCAGTTTCTTCCATAA